The following proteins are encoded in a genomic region of Pelodictyon phaeoclathratiforme BU-1:
- a CDS encoding FHA domain-containing protein: MKKITVGRDSGCDIVISDPDYVVSRVHAEIIPFCNQDNHNVFSVCANYCS; the protein is encoded by the coding sequence ATGAAAAAAATTACCGTTGGCAGAGATTCGGGATGCGATATCGTAATTTCGGATCCTGATTATGTTGTCAGCAGGGTACATGCCGAAATAATTCCATTTTGCAATCAAGATAATCATAATGTATTTTCTGTTTGTGCCAATTATTGCTCATAA
- a CDS encoding winged helix-turn-helix domain-containing protein — protein sequence MARPAVITDEMECLAKKIVKEAHTARELRAGLSILIPKTCDITYSETAELLGISVPTVVRIHRDISNQAAGNATPKGSWGGRRRQTLSIDEEAQFLAEWVENAEQGGVLIVPPIHAALERRLGRAVALSTVYRMLARHGWRKVEPDTCHPKQNIEAQEEFKKNSQRHWYKPPSKMY from the coding sequence ATGGCTCGACCAGCAGTAATCACGGACGAAATGGAATGCTTGGCTAAAAAGATTGTAAAAGAAGCACATACCGCTCGAGAACTGAGAGCTGGCTTGAGTATTCTTATCCCTAAAACTTGTGATATCACCTACTCTGAAACGGCAGAACTTCTTGGTATTAGTGTACCCACTGTAGTGCGCATCCATCGAGATATTAGCAATCAAGCTGCTGGAAATGCGACTCCTAAGGGTAGCTGGGGAGGAAGAAGGAGGCAAACGCTTAGTATAGATGAGGAGGCCCAATTTCTTGCTGAATGGGTAGAGAATGCAGAACAAGGTGGCGTCCTGATTGTTCCACCAATTCATGCAGCACTGGAACGACGACTGGGAAGAGCAGTTGCACTGTCTACAGTTTACAGAATGTTGGCACGTCATGGTTGGCGTAAGGTAGAACCAGATACGTGTCATCCAAAACAAAATATCGAGGCACAGGAAGAATTTAAAAAAAACTCCCAGAGACACTGGTACAAGCCGCCAAGCAAAATGTACTAA
- a CDS encoding transposase: MFQDEARFGRISDPRKCWAPAPLRPIVKLALVREYVYAYAAVSPQDGVIDWMLGGKMDTVSMGAFLRQVSHKHPEEFVMMVVDGAPSHRAEHLRVPKNMVLVKLPPYSPELNPVEHLWDELREKEFANRVFETLGAVIAQAARGLKKMEEHPDGLRSLTGWDWILKSI, from the coding sequence ATGTTTCAGGATGAGGCTCGGTTCGGAAGGATAAGTGATCCTCGAAAATGCTGGGCTCCAGCGCCTCTTCGTCCTATCGTAAAGTTAGCTCTTGTAAGAGAGTATGTCTATGCATACGCAGCAGTATCTCCGCAAGATGGTGTGATTGATTGGATGTTGGGCGGCAAAATGGACACAGTGAGTATGGGCGCATTTCTCAGGCAGGTCTCTCATAAACATCCTGAAGAGTTTGTCATGATGGTTGTGGATGGAGCGCCTTCTCATCGTGCAGAGCATTTAAGGGTTCCAAAGAACATGGTACTTGTAAAGCTTCCACCGTATTCACCGGAATTAAATCCTGTTGAGCACCTTTGGGATGAATTGCGAGAGAAGGAATTTGCTAATCGGGTATTTGAGACACTTGGAGCTGTTATCGCACAAGCAGCGAGAGGACTGAAAAAAATGGAAGAACATCCTGACGGACTTCGGTCTTTAACTGGTTGGGATTGGATATTAAAATCAATTTGA
- a CDS encoding DUF805 domain-containing protein, producing MSTNGTVINGRRVHNEEISIEHGTSVLFAGKIPLVWESVDAILLPPAATSISTTRSSAKGPSNAYLQSIDFKEMLFSFKGRINRSTFWTYTLAMAVVQFIVYGFYFMIMKVASSDFTSFTVVTSLLVLLALLFVWPGLALSVKRCHDRNKSGWFHLVSLVPLLGIWYIVEIFFLKGSDGYNQYGEEPVYNPALTQYTVIAAVLSLLSYLYCMWQYLDYCAL from the coding sequence ATGAGCACCAATGGCACTGTCATTAATGGCCGGAGAGTTCATAATGAAGAGATATCGATAGAACATGGCACTTCGGTTCTTTTTGCCGGAAAAATACCGCTCGTATGGGAAAGCGTTGATGCGATTTTGCTCCCTCCTGCTGCAACCAGCATATCAACCACTCGTTCTTCAGCAAAGGGCCCATCGAATGCGTATCTCCAGTCCATCGATTTTAAAGAGATGCTCTTTTCTTTTAAAGGGCGAATCAACAGGTCTACCTTTTGGACCTATACTCTGGCCATGGCTGTTGTTCAATTTATAGTCTACGGTTTTTATTTCATGATCATGAAAGTTGCCTCTTCTGATTTCACGTCGTTTACTGTAGTTACCTCTTTGCTTGTTCTTCTCGCACTCTTGTTTGTTTGGCCTGGGCTTGCCTTGTCAGTAAAAAGATGCCATGATCGCAACAAGTCAGGTTGGTTTCATCTTGTCTCTTTGGTGCCCTTATTGGGAATATGGTACATCGTGGAAATATTTTTTCTGAAAGGGAGTGATGGATATAACCAATATGGTGAGGAACCTGTATATAATCCAGCTTTGACGCAATACACCGTAATTGCCGCTGTATTATCTCTCCTTTCATATCTGTATTGTATGTGGCAATATCTTGACTATTGTGCGCTGTAG
- the ltrA gene encoding group II intron reverse transcriptase/maturase — MTKPYEISKELVLKAYQQVKSNGGAAGVDRESLQAFETKLKDNLYKVWNRLSSGSYFPPPVRGVGIPKKSGGVRMLGVPTVADRVAQSVVKMVLEPILEPVFHEDSYGYRPGRSAHDAIAVVRKRNWEYDWVVEFDIKGLFDNIDHELLMRALRKHCQTPWVFLYVERWLKAPMETPEGELIERTKGTPQGGVVSPLLANLFLHYAFDRWVSENLPGVPFCRYSDDGVLHCKSKIQAELVKRKIGERFRECGLELHPDKTQIVYCRDSNRKDEHPVNQFTFLGFTFCSREAKKKDGTYFIGFLPGVSRDALRHMRQTIRRWKLQLKNSLELADLSAQFNPILRGWKNYYTRFYGSAMAPVWQHMNYYLAHWMMRKYKQLSGHKTRASRKLRLLAEENPNLFAHWKAGYTSMAR, encoded by the coding sequence ATGACAAAGCCATATGAAATTTCCAAAGAACTTGTCTTGAAAGCGTATCAACAAGTGAAATCTAATGGAGGTGCAGCCGGTGTAGACCGAGAATCGTTACAGGCATTTGAAACAAAACTGAAAGACAACCTGTACAAGGTATGGAACAGGCTCAGTTCCGGCAGTTATTTTCCGCCGCCGGTAAGGGGTGTGGGCATTCCGAAGAAATCTGGAGGAGTGCGTATGCTTGGTGTTCCAACCGTGGCGGACAGGGTAGCTCAAAGCGTTGTAAAAATGGTGCTTGAGCCCATATTGGAACCAGTTTTTCATGAAGATTCGTATGGTTATCGTCCGGGGCGTTCAGCTCATGACGCTATAGCTGTAGTGAGGAAGAGAAATTGGGAATATGATTGGGTTGTAGAATTCGACATCAAGGGGCTGTTTGATAACATCGATCATGAGTTGTTAATGCGCGCTCTTCGGAAACATTGCCAAACTCCTTGGGTTTTTCTTTACGTAGAGCGGTGGCTAAAGGCACCGATGGAGACCCCGGAAGGTGAGCTGATAGAACGGACAAAAGGAACGCCCCAAGGGGGAGTGGTGAGTCCACTGTTGGCGAACCTGTTTCTGCACTATGCGTTTGACCGGTGGGTGAGCGAAAATCTACCCGGTGTGCCGTTTTGTCGGTACTCCGATGATGGCGTTCTTCACTGTAAAAGCAAGATACAGGCAGAGCTGGTAAAGCGAAAGATTGGTGAGCGTTTTCGTGAGTGCGGATTAGAGTTACACCCTGATAAGACGCAAATAGTGTATTGCAGGGATAGCAATCGCAAGGACGAGCATCCAGTAAATCAGTTTACATTTCTTGGTTTTACCTTCTGTTCACGGGAAGCCAAGAAGAAAGATGGAACTTACTTTATTGGGTTTCTGCCGGGAGTAAGCCGGGATGCACTGCGACACATGCGGCAGACGATCAGAAGGTGGAAGCTACAGCTCAAAAACAGCTTGGAACTTGCGGATTTATCAGCACAGTTCAACCCGATACTGAGGGGATGGAAGAACTACTACACGCGATTTTACGGTTCAGCAATGGCTCCGGTTTGGCAACACATGAACTATTACTTGGCACACTGGATGATGAGAAAGTACAAGCAATTGAGTGGGCACAAAACCAGAGCAAGCAGAAAACTGCGACTTCTGGCGGAAGAGAATCCAAACTTATTTGCGCATTGGAAAGCGGGGTATACCTCGATGGCTAGATGA
- a CDS encoding protein kinase domain-containing protein, translating into MEQQILNYQIERLLGEGGMSRVYLGIHPVTGQKVAIKELLEHLANHDDLRQRFRQEAQFMAKLNHQHIVRLIRYEEIGNRLFLVQEYVAGVTLEEYITNQRGLIPEQEAIGLFCQLLDAFAYAHDNDVIHRDIKPSNILITKSNQVKVVDFGIARIAGGSSGTLRTRTGVRMGTVAYMSPEQVNGREVDDRTDIYSLGVLLYQMLTGKAPYNMDVESEFEVQVKIVREPLPRMKSTYEFVSDRMQAIVDKATAKEREDRYRNCHDFMQAMKVSVPPPPPPQPPSPSSPPPAQQPPPPQQPPPPLPPPQPSSVNLKAVVIAVIVALVLVVLGVMSSSKKEAPAEAAVSEYPAGVAAAPAAPAVEYPVEASAPTVLHEIGKPYEGGIIFYVDESGQHGLIAATSDIAGHSEGHDEGFFSWDDAASKCDLLVMNGYSDWVLPDKEKLNQLYLQKSAVGGFAVGDGDAYWSSSEYSTGDAWGQEFNGGVQEQGSKAFSGRVRAVRYF; encoded by the coding sequence ATGGAACAACAGATACTCAATTATCAGATAGAGCGTCTCCTTGGAGAGGGTGGGATGAGCCGGGTCTATCTTGGCATCCATCCGGTGACGGGCCAGAAAGTGGCAATCAAGGAACTGCTCGAGCATTTGGCCAATCATGATGATCTGCGTCAGCGGTTTCGCCAGGAGGCGCAATTTATGGCAAAATTGAATCATCAGCATATTGTTCGTTTGATCCGCTATGAGGAGATAGGAAACCGTCTCTTTCTTGTGCAGGAATATGTTGCAGGGGTAACTCTTGAGGAGTACATAACAAATCAAAGAGGGCTGATTCCGGAACAGGAAGCGATAGGGCTTTTTTGCCAGTTACTCGATGCATTTGCCTATGCGCATGATAATGATGTGATTCACAGGGATATCAAGCCATCAAATATTCTTATTACAAAAAGCAATCAAGTCAAGGTTGTCGATTTTGGCATTGCGAGGATAGCCGGTGGAAGCAGTGGTACCCTGCGCACCAGGACGGGTGTTCGGATGGGGACCGTAGCCTATATGAGTCCTGAGCAGGTGAATGGGCGCGAGGTTGATGATCGAACGGATATCTACTCTCTTGGAGTGCTGTTGTATCAGATGCTTACCGGGAAAGCGCCGTACAATATGGATGTGGAATCGGAATTTGAGGTACAGGTCAAGATTGTCAGGGAGCCGTTGCCGAGGATGAAAAGTACATATGAGTTTGTGTCGGACAGGATGCAGGCAATAGTGGATAAAGCAACGGCAAAAGAGAGGGAGGATCGGTACCGGAACTGCCATGATTTTATGCAGGCGATGAAGGTGTCTGTACCGCCACCGCCACCACCGCAGCCACCATCGCCATCATCGCCGCCACCGGCACAGCAGCCACCACCGCCACAGCAGCCACCACCACCGCTGCCGCCGCCACAGCCATCTTCAGTGAATCTGAAAGCCGTGGTAATAGCTGTGATTGTGGCGCTTGTTCTTGTTGTGTTGGGGGTGATGAGCAGCAGTAAAAAGGAGGCGCCGGCAGAGGCAGCCGTTTCCGAATATCCGGCAGGGGTAGCTGCCGCGCCCGCTGCTCCTGCCGTCGAATATCCGGTAGAAGCTTCCGCTCCAACGGTTTTGCATGAAATTGGCAAGCCATATGAAGGCGGCATTATTTTTTATGTTGATGAGAGTGGCCAGCATGGACTGATTGCAGCCACATCGGATATTGCGGGTCACTCTGAAGGGCATGATGAAGGTTTTTTTTCCTGGGATGACGCTGCCAGCAAATGTGATCTGCTGGTAATGAATGGTTATAGCGACTGGGTTTTACCAGATAAAGAAAAATTGAACCAGTTGTATCTTCAAAAAAGTGCGGTTGGCGGTTTTGCGGTTGGCGACGGTGATGCCTACTGGAGTTCGTCGGAGTATAGCACGGGTGATGCGTGGGGCCAGGAATTCAACGGTGGAGTCCAGGAACAGGGAAGCAAGGCTTTCAGCGGTCGAGTTCGGGCTGTACGCTATTTTTAA
- a CDS encoding serine/threonine protein kinase: MEQQILKYRIERELGQGGMSRVYLGVDPVTGQRVAIKALLPHLAGDPYVRSLFEREAKALAKLDHPGIVSLIDYHPDKLLLVQQYIDGMDLEEYITHHRGPIPEEESKELFCKLLEAFAYVHRSGVIHRDIKPANILMTRGNQVKVVDFGIAKDTNIARETATGLSPGTVAYMSPEQIKSKQGEPLDHRTDIYSLGVVLHQMLTGKAPYNTATEEDFEIQSKIVKEPLPRMKGIYEYVSKEMQAIVDKATAKDRNQRYQSCEEFLRAIRALRPQRPPKPDWREWLRDKRVMAGAVLLLLFFVGLFAFSSAPKPPEVPVEEPVAAFPVPPVVVVVDSAAIKREMARQAAEGRIAKRREKARQAELAGLRREKDSLSALLLSKRNPVRVNRASLTVKRKAVAPPVPVPVPAKPSRIDVQTF; this comes from the coding sequence ATGGAACAACAGATACTCAAATACCGCATCGAGCGTGAACTTGGCCAGGGCGGGATGAGCCGGGTCTACCTTGGTGTCGATCCGGTGACTGGTCAGCGAGTGGCCATTAAGGCGTTATTGCCGCATCTTGCCGGTGATCCCTATGTGCGATCACTTTTTGAACGTGAGGCCAAAGCGTTGGCAAAACTGGATCATCCCGGTATTGTCAGTTTGATTGACTACCACCCCGATAAACTCTTGCTGGTACAGCAGTATATCGATGGAATGGATCTGGAGGAGTACATCACCCACCACCGCGGTCCCATTCCGGAAGAGGAGAGCAAGGAGCTTTTCTGCAAATTGCTTGAAGCCTTTGCCTATGTGCACCGTAGCGGCGTTATCCATCGTGACATCAAGCCCGCCAACATCCTCATGACCAGGGGGAACCAGGTCAAGGTTGTGGACTTTGGGATAGCCAAAGACACCAACATTGCCCGCGAAACGGCCACAGGCCTCAGCCCCGGAACCGTGGCCTACATGAGCCCGGAGCAGATCAAAAGCAAGCAGGGGGAGCCGCTCGACCATCGTACCGATATCTACTCCCTTGGCGTGGTGCTCCATCAGATGCTCACCGGCAAAGCGCCCTACAATACAGCAACGGAGGAGGATTTTGAAATTCAATCCAAAATAGTCAAAGAGCCGCTGCCGAGGATGAAGGGCATCTACGAATATGTCTCAAAGGAGATGCAGGCCATTGTCGACAAGGCAACAGCGAAAGATCGCAACCAGCGTTACCAGAGCTGCGAAGAATTTCTGCGAGCCATCAGGGCGCTCAGGCCACAGCGACCACCAAAACCCGACTGGCGGGAGTGGCTGCGCGACAAACGGGTTATGGCTGGAGCAGTACTGTTGTTGCTGTTTTTCGTGGGGCTCTTCGCATTCAGTAGTGCGCCAAAGCCTCCGGAAGTGCCTGTTGAGGAGCCAGTTGCCGCTTTTCCTGTGCCACCGGTCGTTGTTGTTGTCGATTCAGCCGCCATAAAAAGGGAGATGGCCCGGCAAGCCGCAGAAGGTCGGATAGCAAAGCGCCGGGAAAAGGCGCGTCAGGCAGAGCTTGCGGGGCTCCGGCGTGAGAAAGACTCGCTTTCAGCGCTTCTGCTCTCCAAAAGAAACCCTGTAAGGGTAAACCGTGCATCTCTGACGGTCAAAAGAAAAGCAGTCGCCCCTCCGGTACCTGTTCCTGTTCCGGCAAAGCCCTCCAGAATTGACGTACAAACGTTTTAA
- a CDS encoding formylglycine-generating enzyme family protein: MKPKRICSPVSALLVAAVIFFGGALPAKAMEFVLIPGGTFTMGSPAGEVGHQNNETQHQVKVSDFYIAEYEVTVAEFRKFVAAKGYQWNEGTQGEANDPVVNVSWNDAVAYCKALSAKTGKRCRLPTEAEWEYACRAGSRTPFNTGQNLTTGQANYNGNYPYNGNPKGVYRQKIVPVNTFAPNRWGLYNMHGNVWEWCSDWYSETYYDECKAQGVVTNPTGPSTRSRRVIRGGGWSDDAEYCRSAYRSDNTPDYRSNGVGFRPVFVP, encoded by the coding sequence ATGAAACCAAAACGAATCTGTTCTCCTGTTTCAGCCCTTCTTGTTGCGGCGGTTATTTTTTTCGGCGGAGCATTGCCAGCGAAAGCAATGGAGTTTGTGCTGATCCCTGGCGGCACGTTTACGATGGGGAGCCCGGCAGGTGAGGTTGGCCATCAAAACAATGAAACTCAACATCAGGTAAAAGTGAGTGACTTTTACATCGCCGAATATGAAGTAACGGTTGCCGAGTTCAGGAAATTTGTGGCAGCAAAAGGGTACCAGTGGAACGAAGGTACCCAGGGTGAAGCAAACGATCCTGTGGTTAATGTGAGCTGGAACGATGCTGTGGCCTACTGCAAAGCGCTCTCGGCAAAAACGGGTAAGAGGTGTCGTTTGCCCACCGAAGCAGAGTGGGAGTATGCCTGCCGTGCGGGCAGCAGAACTCCCTTCAATACAGGACAAAACCTGACGACCGGTCAGGCCAACTATAACGGCAATTATCCCTACAATGGCAATCCGAAAGGTGTGTACCGTCAGAAAATTGTTCCGGTAAACACTTTTGCACCTAATCGATGGGGGCTGTATAATATGCATGGTAATGTCTGGGAGTGGTGCAGTGATTGGTACAGTGAAACCTATTATGACGAATGTAAAGCGCAAGGTGTTGTTACCAATCCCACCGGGCCATCAACGCGTTCGCGCCGTGTAATTCGTGGCGGGGGCTGGAGCGACGATGCCGAGTACTGTCGGTCGGCGTATCGGAGCGACAACACCCCCGACTACCGGAGCAACGGCGTGGGCTTCCGCCCGGTTTTCGTCCCGTAG
- a CDS encoding peroxiredoxin, with protein sequence MSVLVGRKAPDFDVAAVVNGSQFVDSCKLSDYKGKYVVLFFYPLDFTFVCPTELHAFQEKLQEFRDRNVELIGCSVDSKFSHYAWIRTPRSQGGIEGVTYTLLSDLNKTVSADYDVLLEGAGIALRGLFLIDKEGVVQHQVVNNLPLGRNVDEVLRLVDALQFTEEFGEVCPANWNKGDKSMKPDEEGLKEFFKET encoded by the coding sequence ATGAGTGTGCTCGTTGGCCGCAAGGCTCCTGATTTTGATGTTGCAGCCGTTGTCAATGGTTCGCAGTTTGTTGATTCGTGCAAGCTTTCTGATTACAAGGGCAAGTATGTGGTGCTCTTCTTTTATCCACTTGATTTTACCTTTGTCTGTCCGACAGAGCTGCACGCCTTTCAGGAGAAGCTTCAGGAGTTCCGTGACAGGAATGTTGAGCTGATCGGCTGTTCGGTTGATTCCAAGTTTTCTCATTATGCATGGATTCGTACCCCGAGAAGTCAGGGTGGTATCGAGGGAGTGACCTATACGCTGCTTTCTGATCTGAACAAAACGGTTTCAGCCGATTATGATGTGCTGCTTGAAGGCGCGGGAATTGCGCTTAGGGGCCTTTTCCTGATCGACAAGGAGGGTGTTGTACAGCACCAGGTGGTCAACAATCTTCCTCTTGGACGCAATGTGGATGAAGTGCTCAGGCTTGTTGATGCGCTTCAGTTTACCGAAGAGTTCGGTGAGGTCTGTCCGGCCAACTGGAATAAAGGTGATAAATCGATGAAACCAGACGAAGAGGGATTGAAGGAATTTTTCAAAGAGACCTGA
- the proS gene encoding proline--tRNA ligase: protein MADKITSRSEDYSQWYIDLVRSAKLADYADVRGCMDIRPNGYAIWEKMQAALDRMFKETGHVNAYFPLFIPESFIAKEAEHIEGFAPECAVVTHGGGEELAEKLYIRPTSETIIWSSYKKWIQSYRDLPILINQWANVVRWEMRTRLFLRTTEFLWQEGHTAHANPEESQEEVLRMINVYKTFAEEYMAMPVIMGKKTDNEKFAGAVDTWCIEAMMQDSKALQAGTSHNLGQNFAKAFDCQFQTKDGVLDYVWATSWGVSTRLIGALIMAHSDDRGLVLPPKLATRQVVIIPILRGDKAAVIERANALAQELNKNGIPSFVDSSEQNSPGWKFAEYELQGIPIRIELGPRDIEKGICIAARRDTLEKTELALDETLPDQISEILNTIQESMFERALQFRTEHTFEVQSYEEFKVAVEKGFVIAHWDGTAETEAKIKAETKATIRVLPEEADYIAQYRIDEPGTCIYSGKPAARKVVFAKAY, encoded by the coding sequence GTGGCAGACAAGATAACTTCAAGAAGCGAAGACTATTCCCAGTGGTATATTGACCTTGTGCGCTCGGCAAAACTGGCCGATTATGCCGATGTCAGGGGATGCATGGACATACGGCCAAATGGCTACGCCATCTGGGAAAAAATGCAGGCCGCCCTCGACAGAATGTTCAAGGAGACGGGCCATGTCAATGCCTACTTCCCGCTCTTTATTCCTGAGAGCTTCATTGCAAAAGAGGCTGAACATATTGAAGGGTTTGCCCCTGAATGCGCCGTTGTCACCCACGGCGGGGGTGAGGAGCTGGCAGAAAAGCTCTATATCCGCCCGACATCGGAGACCATCATCTGGTCATCCTATAAAAAGTGGATTCAGTCTTACCGCGACCTGCCGATTCTGATCAACCAGTGGGCCAACGTTGTGCGCTGGGAGATGAGAACCCGCCTTTTCCTCAGAACCACCGAGTTTCTCTGGCAGGAGGGCCATACCGCCCATGCAAACCCTGAAGAGTCGCAGGAAGAGGTGCTCCGCATGATCAACGTCTACAAAACCTTTGCTGAAGAGTATATGGCCATGCCGGTCATCATGGGCAAGAAAACCGACAACGAAAAATTTGCCGGTGCGGTTGATACCTGGTGCATTGAAGCGATGATGCAGGACAGTAAGGCGCTCCAGGCTGGAACATCCCACAACCTCGGACAGAATTTTGCAAAAGCCTTCGACTGCCAGTTCCAGACCAAAGATGGGGTGCTTGACTATGTCTGGGCAACAAGCTGGGGTGTTTCGACACGATTGATTGGCGCCCTGATCATGGCCCACTCGGATGATCGCGGCCTGGTGCTCCCACCGAAACTTGCCACACGCCAGGTGGTTATCATCCCCATTCTCAGGGGCGACAAGGCCGCCGTCATTGAACGGGCCAATGCCCTTGCTCAAGAACTCAACAAAAACGGTATTCCCTCCTTTGTTGACAGCAGTGAACAGAACTCCCCCGGATGGAAATTTGCTGAATATGAGCTGCAGGGCATTCCAATCCGTATCGAACTCGGGCCACGCGATATCGAGAAGGGTATCTGCATCGCCGCACGACGCGACACACTCGAAAAAACCGAACTGGCGCTCGACGAAACTCTGCCAGATCAAATCAGCGAAATTCTGAACACCATCCAGGAAAGCATGTTCGAGCGTGCACTCCAGTTCCGCACCGAGCACACCTTCGAAGTGCAGAGCTATGAAGAGTTCAAGGTGGCTGTTGAAAAGGGATTTGTCATCGCCCACTGGGACGGCACGGCAGAAACTGAAGCAAAAATCAAGGCTGAGACCAAAGCCACCATCAGGGTACTTCCCGAAGAGGCCGACTATATTGCGCAATACCGCATCGATGAACCCGGCACCTGTATCTACTCAGGAAAACCTGCCGCACGAAAAGTTGTCTTCGCAAAAGCATACTGA
- a CDS encoding DUF4412 domain-containing protein yields the protein MKTIFIALLIVLFAAQGTPAAAASKFTGIMEMALTMPNGSAKVTYSFGKSAQRMDMAMQMNKIPEQLKTTVITKASQPDQAWIINHQAKKYSLVNLKTAAENAMLLDFDSNYTLTRLGKQSIKGYSCEHIILTSTTEKLELWMTRDLGDFSTFRILQSQNPRLSNTELSKKLNSEGIEGFPVKITQYNDNGKYMMELVQIWPKELPASQFAVPAGYQKVADNQKPLGAQEKAHLKNLMEKMKKFD from the coding sequence ATGAAAACAATTTTTATTGCACTCCTCATAGTGCTTTTTGCCGCCCAAGGCACACCCGCCGCCGCAGCATCAAAATTTACCGGAATCATGGAGATGGCGCTTACCATGCCGAACGGTTCCGCCAAAGTCACCTACTCATTCGGGAAATCAGCACAACGCATGGACATGGCCATGCAGATGAACAAAATACCAGAGCAGCTCAAAACAACCGTGATTACCAAAGCCTCCCAGCCAGACCAGGCTTGGATCATCAATCACCAGGCAAAAAAATATAGCCTCGTCAACCTGAAAACCGCCGCCGAAAATGCTATGCTGCTCGATTTCGACAGTAACTATACCCTCACCAGGCTCGGAAAACAATCCATAAAAGGCTATTCCTGTGAACACATCATCCTGACCAGCACCACCGAAAAACTGGAACTCTGGATGACGCGCGACCTGGGTGATTTTTCGACCTTCAGAATCCTTCAGTCACAAAATCCCCGTCTCTCCAACACAGAGCTTTCAAAAAAACTCAACAGTGAAGGCATTGAGGGATTCCCCGTCAAGATCACGCAATATAACGATAATGGAAAATACATGATGGAACTTGTGCAAATCTGGCCAAAAGAGCTCCCTGCTTCCCAATTCGCTGTACCGGCAGGATATCAGAAAGTTGCCGACAACCAGAAGCCTCTCGGAGCGCAGGAGAAAGCACATCTGAAAAACCTTATGGAAAAGATGAAAAAATTTGATTAG
- the prmC gene encoding peptide chain release factor N(5)-glutamine methyltransferase produces MGVMEEVKEWEVVELLKTTTAFFVTKKVDEPRISAELLLGHVLGKSRLELYLHHNRPVYQDELDRFRRLCRQRIEGRPVQYLTGEQYFYGLQFFVDERVLIPRPETELLVEQVLDALGMTGRGGSRKAKILDIGTGSGCIAVTLAKLFPELTVSAIDCSLEALEVARINVLKHGVESQVSCIHADFFDEFFATRLPETSYDLIVSNPPYIPVCEWEGLQREVKQYEPKIALTTPQGVECYHAIAAQAAKLLVPGGRLCFELHADAAAVVSELLEANGFGGITVTKDYSGLDRILSAISG; encoded by the coding sequence ATGGGTGTGATGGAAGAGGTGAAAGAGTGGGAGGTTGTTGAACTGCTCAAGACAACAACGGCGTTTTTTGTGACAAAAAAGGTTGATGAGCCACGTATCAGTGCGGAACTGCTTTTAGGGCATGTTCTTGGCAAAAGCCGCCTGGAACTTTATCTGCATCACAACAGGCCGGTCTATCAGGATGAGCTCGATCGCTTCAGGAGACTCTGTCGCCAGAGAATTGAAGGGCGTCCGGTGCAGTACCTTACCGGAGAGCAGTATTTTTATGGGTTGCAGTTTTTCGTTGATGAACGGGTACTCATTCCTCGTCCTGAAACTGAGCTGCTTGTTGAACAGGTGCTTGATGCTCTTGGTATGACGGGTCGCGGTGGCTCCCGAAAGGCGAAGATTCTTGATATTGGTACAGGAAGTGGCTGTATTGCTGTGACCCTTGCAAAGCTCTTTCCTGAATTGACGGTAAGCGCCATCGATTGCTCACTTGAGGCACTTGAGGTTGCCCGCATAAACGTTTTGAAGCATGGTGTGGAATCGCAGGTAAGCTGTATTCATGCGGATTTTTTTGATGAGTTTTTTGCGACCCGGTTACCCGAAACTTCGTATGATCTGATTGTTTCCAATCCACCCTATATTCCGGTATGCGAATGGGAGGGGCTTCAGCGGGAGGTAAAACAGTACGAACCGAAAATTGCACTGACCACGCCTCAAGGAGTAGAGTGTTATCATGCGATTGCAGCGCAGGCAGCGAAGCTCCTCGTTCCGGGAGGAAGACTCTGTTTTGAACTCCATGCCGATGCTGCAGCAGTGGTTTCGGAACTCCTCGAGGCGAATGGATTTGGTGGAATAACGGTTACAAAGGATTATTCAGGTCTTGACAGGATTCTTTCAGCAATTTCTGGCTGA